The following are from one region of the Actinopolyspora halophila DSM 43834 genome:
- a CDS encoding allantoate amidohydrolase: MTTPNELLAEIDGIGRDRTRGGYSRHVFDHAELELREWFTAQAAARGLTVLPDGNGNLWAWWSEPGDDAVVTGSHLDSVPGGGRFDGPLGVVSALAAVDRLRSEGFRPSRPLAVVVFAEEEGGRFGVPCLGSRLASGATAPETALGLRDEVGTTFAEAMRAAGMDPRLAGSDRTNLDRVGRFVELHVEQGRGLIDRGSAVGVASAILAHGRWRFRFTGQGNHAGATPMGDRADPMLPAARLVPEARSAALRFDDARATVGRLRPNPGGTNVIAESVDVWLDARAHRDAETRALVDELSGRAEELAAQEGCSVRLSEESYADGVCFDSGVRDELTALLEVPALPTGAGHDAGVLSARTPAGMLFVRNPTGISHAPQEHAEQDDCTAGAEALTEVLRRWSR, encoded by the coding sequence GTGACCACACCGAACGAGCTGCTCGCCGAGATCGACGGGATCGGAAGGGACCGAACCCGTGGCGGCTACTCGCGACACGTCTTCGACCACGCCGAGCTCGAGCTCAGGGAGTGGTTCACCGCGCAGGCAGCCGCGCGTGGGCTGACGGTGCTTCCCGACGGGAACGGCAACCTCTGGGCCTGGTGGTCCGAGCCGGGGGACGACGCCGTGGTCACCGGCAGCCACCTGGACTCCGTCCCCGGAGGAGGGCGGTTCGACGGCCCGCTGGGGGTGGTCAGCGCCCTGGCCGCAGTGGACCGGCTGCGGTCCGAGGGGTTCCGCCCGAGCAGACCGCTCGCCGTGGTCGTCTTCGCCGAGGAGGAGGGCGGGCGGTTCGGCGTTCCCTGCCTCGGCTCGCGACTGGCCAGCGGTGCCACCGCTCCGGAGACGGCACTGGGGCTGCGTGACGAGGTGGGCACCACTTTCGCCGAGGCGATGCGCGCGGCCGGGATGGATCCGCGACTGGCCGGGTCGGACCGGACCAACCTGGACCGGGTGGGTCGTTTCGTGGAGCTGCACGTCGAACAGGGCCGTGGCCTGATCGACCGGGGCAGTGCCGTCGGGGTGGCTTCGGCGATCCTGGCCCACGGGCGGTGGCGGTTCCGCTTCACCGGGCAGGGAAACCACGCGGGGGCCACCCCCATGGGCGACCGCGCGGACCCGATGCTGCCCGCGGCCCGGCTGGTCCCGGAGGCGCGTTCGGCGGCACTGCGGTTCGACGACGCCAGAGCCACGGTGGGGCGGCTGCGACCGAACCCCGGTGGGACGAACGTGATCGCCGAGTCGGTCGACGTGTGGCTGGACGCCCGGGCGCACCGGGATGCCGAGACCAGGGCGCTGGTCGACGAACTCTCCGGGCGGGCCGAGGAACTGGCAGCGCAGGAGGGCTGTTCGGTCCGGCTGTCCGAGGAGTCCTATGCGGACGGCGTGTGCTTCGACTCCGGGGTGCGCGACGAGCTCACCGCGCTGCTGGAAGTGCCCGCACTGCCCACGGGGGCCGGACACGACGCGGGGGTGCTGTCCGCGCGAACACCGGCGGGCATGTTGTTCGTGCGCAACCCCACCGGAATCAGCCACGCTCCGCAGGAGCACGCCGAACAGGACGACTGCACCGCCGGTGCCGAGGCGTTGACCGAGGTGCTGCGGCGGTGGAGCCGATGA
- a CDS encoding formimidoylglutamate deiminase, with product MTYWCEWAWLADGPAANVLVETDGGRITGVTADAGACPARARRLNGLTLPGASNVHSHAFHRALRGRTADQRGTFWTWRDRMYRVAERLDPDSYYRLARGVYAEMALAGITAVGEFHYLHHAPGGAAYDDPNAMSAALVRAASEAGIRLTLLDTCYLSSGFGPPVEGVQERFSDGTVESWAERVEDFGPDREGVLVGAALHSVRAVPRAAMPTVREFAHTRGMPLHLHLSEQRAENDACLAVTGRTPTQLLDEEGLLRAGTTAVHATHPAPADVARLGRSGTGVCLCPTTESDLADGIGPADELAVAGCALSLGSDGHSVIDPFEEARAVESTMRLRSEVRGHFSTGELTSMATSAGHRALGWPDAGHIEIGARADLVTLSLDSARFAGVPLSSAVLVAGSADVREVVVDGVPVVRDGAHLRVSDAAGELGASIGDLLEAP from the coding sequence ATGACCTACTGGTGCGAATGGGCCTGGCTCGCGGACGGGCCCGCGGCGAACGTGCTGGTCGAGACCGACGGCGGACGGATCACCGGGGTCACCGCGGATGCGGGCGCGTGCCCGGCGCGGGCGCGGCGGCTGAACGGGCTGACGCTGCCCGGAGCCTCCAATGTGCACTCGCACGCCTTCCACCGGGCGCTGCGGGGGCGCACCGCCGACCAGCGGGGGACCTTCTGGACCTGGCGGGACCGGATGTACCGCGTGGCGGAGCGGCTGGACCCGGACAGCTACTACCGGCTGGCCCGCGGGGTGTACGCGGAGATGGCGCTGGCCGGGATCACCGCGGTCGGCGAGTTCCACTATCTGCACCACGCCCCGGGCGGGGCGGCTTACGACGACCCCAACGCGATGTCGGCCGCGCTGGTGCGGGCGGCCTCCGAGGCGGGGATTCGACTCACCCTGCTGGACACCTGCTACTTGAGCAGCGGTTTCGGTCCTCCCGTCGAGGGGGTGCAGGAGAGGTTCTCCGACGGGACGGTCGAGTCCTGGGCCGAGCGGGTGGAGGATTTCGGACCCGACCGCGAGGGGGTGCTCGTCGGGGCGGCGCTGCACTCGGTGCGCGCGGTACCGCGCGCGGCGATGCCGACCGTGCGGGAGTTCGCCCACACGCGGGGGATGCCGCTGCACCTGCACCTGTCCGAGCAGCGCGCCGAGAACGACGCCTGCCTGGCCGTCACGGGACGCACTCCGACGCAGCTGCTCGACGAGGAGGGGCTGTTGCGTGCGGGGACCACCGCCGTGCACGCCACGCACCCGGCTCCCGCCGACGTGGCGCGGCTGGGTCGCAGCGGGACCGGGGTGTGCCTGTGCCCGACCACGGAGTCGGACCTGGCCGACGGGATCGGACCGGCCGACGAGCTGGCGGTGGCCGGGTGCGCGCTCTCGCTGGGCAGCGACGGGCACTCGGTGATCGACCCGTTCGAGGAGGCCAGGGCGGTGGAGTCCACCATGCGGCTGCGCAGCGAGGTGCGGGGGCACTTCTCCACCGGGGAGCTGACCTCCATGGCGACCTCGGCCGGGCACCGCGCGCTCGGCTGGCCGGACGCGGGGCACATCGAGATCGGAGCCCGTGCGGACCTGGTCACGCTGTCCCTGGACAGCGCGCGGTTCGCCGGGGTGCCGCTTTCCTCGGCGGTGCTGGTCGCCGGTTCCGCGGATGTTCGGGAGGTCGTGGTGGACGGCGTTCCCGTGGTGCGGGACGGTGCGCACCTCCGGGTGTCCGATGCGGCCGGCGAGCTGGGCGCGAGCATCGGGGACCTGCTCGAAGCACCGTGA